The following are encoded in a window of Alosa sapidissima isolate fAloSap1 chromosome 12, fAloSap1.pri, whole genome shotgun sequence genomic DNA:
- the LOC121678120 gene encoding cytochrome c oxidase assembly factor 7, whose translation MAGLINFEDEQEVKQFLDNLGVEFSYQCYREKDPEGCQRLADYLEGVKRNYESTAQVLKHNCETNGHGESCYKLGAYYVAGKGGLTQCLKTAYSCFLRSCKAGGKKSVDACHNVGLLAHDGRSMEGGPDAGIAREYYEKACTGGFAPSCFNLSALYIQGSPGLEKNMPLALQYSMRACELGHVWGCSNASRMYKLGDGTPKDDQKAEDLKNRAKELHGQQKERQLKFGE comes from the exons ATGGCTGGATTGATTAATTTTGAAGACGAACAAGAAGTGAAGCAGTTCCTGGATAATTTGGGAGTTGAATTCAGCTATCAATGTTACCGCGAGAAGGACCCTGAAG GTTGTCAGCGACTTGCGGATTATCTGGAAGGAGTCAAGAGAAACTACGAATCAACTGCACAGGTTCTCAAGCATAACTGCGAGACAAACGGACACGGGGAGAGCTGCTACAAACTTGGGGCTTATTACGTTGCTGGCAAAG GTGGATTGACTCAGTGCCTCAAGACGGCCTACTCATGTTTCCTGCGCTCCTGCAAAGCTGGTGGGAAGAAGTCAGTAGACGCCTGCCATAATGTGGGACTGCTGGCCCATGATGGGCGGTCCATGGAGGGTGGCCCAGATGCAGGGATAGCCCGGGAGTACTACGAGAAGGCCTGTACTGGGGGCTTTGCTCCCAGCTGCTTCAATCTGAGTGCACTCTACATTCAGGGCTCCCCAGGGTTAGAGAAGAATATGCCACTGGCACTGCAGTACTCCATGCGTGCATGTGAGCTAGGACATGTTTGGGGATGCTCAAATGCTAGCCGCATGTACAAACTTGGGGATGGGACACCCAAAGATGACCAAAAAGCAGAAGACCTGAAAAATAGGGCCAAGGAACTTCATGGACAGCAGAAAGAGCGACAGTTGAAATTTGGAGAATGA